A single window of Lentilitoribacter sp. Alg239-R112 DNA harbors:
- a CDS encoding alpha-amylase family glycosyl hydrolase has protein sequence MNLAVAPMLDNATNKDWWRGAVIYQIYPRSYQDSNGDGVGDLAGVVQRMPYIASLGVDAIWISPFFTSPMKDFGYDVSDYCDVDPMFGSLSDFDAIVNAAHNHGIRVMIDLVLSHTSEQHAWFAESRKNKTNSKQDWYVWADPKPDGTPPTNWLSIFGGPAWQWDGRREQYYMHNFLASQPDLNFHNVEVQDALLDVANFWLNRGVDGFRLDTINFYFHDAELRDNPALPIEERNATIAPSVNPYNHQNHLYDKNRPENLNFLRRLRSIMEPFGAAAVGEVGDAQFGLEILGQYTAGNDLMQMCYAFEFLAQDQPSADLVVKVLKKVDDVAADGWACWAFSNHDVQRHASRWNLSTDAQKTFATLIMCMRGSVCLYQGEELGLPEADVDFGDIQDPYGIEFWPEFKGRDGCRTPMVWQTSNQNGGFSEGKPWLPVAHEHLNMSVDAQENDPNAILHHYRKAIQFRQTKPVLALGEHDNLNTDGCIVSFTRHLDGQSIQCAFNLSDTPSEFILPAGEWTPMGEELGCVQTAVGNKIHLGPWQVYIGQKREH, from the coding sequence ATGAATTTAGCCGTAGCTCCAATGTTGGATAACGCAACTAATAAAGATTGGTGGCGTGGTGCTGTCATCTATCAAATTTATCCACGTAGCTATCAGGATAGTAATGGAGATGGGGTTGGTGATTTGGCAGGTGTTGTGCAGCGCATGCCATACATCGCGTCATTGGGGGTTGATGCGATTTGGATATCTCCATTCTTTACATCGCCAATGAAAGATTTTGGTTATGATGTAAGTGATTATTGCGACGTAGATCCAATGTTCGGTTCATTGTCAGATTTCGATGCGATCGTCAACGCAGCCCACAATCATGGCATTCGCGTGATGATTGATCTTGTGTTGAGCCATACCAGTGAGCAACATGCCTGGTTTGCAGAAAGCCGCAAAAATAAAACTAATTCAAAACAGGATTGGTATGTATGGGCTGATCCAAAACCGGATGGTACACCTCCCACAAATTGGCTTTCAATATTTGGTGGTCCAGCTTGGCAATGGGATGGACGGCGCGAACAATATTACATGCATAACTTCTTGGCATCTCAACCAGACCTCAATTTTCATAATGTTGAGGTTCAGGATGCGTTGCTTGATGTGGCAAATTTTTGGCTTAATCGTGGTGTTGATGGGTTTCGTCTGGATACGATTAACTTCTATTTCCACGACGCTGAGCTGAGAGATAATCCTGCGTTACCAATTGAAGAACGCAACGCAACTATCGCTCCATCTGTAAATCCATACAATCATCAAAACCACCTATACGATAAAAACAGACCTGAAAATTTGAACTTTTTGCGGCGTTTACGTTCAATCATGGAACCATTTGGTGCTGCTGCGGTTGGCGAAGTTGGTGATGCACAATTTGGGTTAGAGATATTAGGACAGTATACCGCTGGTAATGACTTAATGCAGATGTGTTACGCCTTCGAGTTTCTCGCACAAGATCAACCATCAGCGGATTTGGTCGTGAAAGTTTTGAAGAAGGTCGATGATGTTGCCGCTGATGGTTGGGCTTGCTGGGCATTCTCCAATCATGATGTACAGCGTCATGCATCACGTTGGAACCTCTCGACAGACGCTCAAAAAACATTTGCTACCCTAATTATGTGCATGCGTGGCTCGGTTTGCCTATACCAAGGTGAAGAGCTTGGTCTTCCCGAGGCAGATGTAGATTTTGGTGATATCCAAGATCCGTATGGTATAGAATTTTGGCCGGAATTTAAAGGTCGTGATGGTTGTCGTACACCAATGGTGTGGCAGACAAGTAACCAAAATGGTGGCTTTTCGGAAGGAAAACCTTGGCTTCCTGTTGCTCACGAACATCTAAATATGTCGGTAGATGCACAGGAAAATGATCCAAATGCAATTTTGCATCATTATCGAAAAGCAATTCAGTTTCGACAAACCAAACCTGTTCTTGCTTTGGGTGAACACGATAATCTGAACACCGATGGATGTATCGTTTCATTTACTCGGCATCTGGATGGTCAATCCATCCAATGCGCATTTAATCTTAGTGATACACCATCTGAATTCATACTGCCTGCTGGTGAATGGACACCTATGGGTGAAGAATTAGGTTGTGTACAAACTGCAGTTGGCAACAAAATTCATCTGGGACCCTGGCAGGTTTATATCGGGCAAAAACGTGAGCATTAG
- the ugpC gene encoding sn-glycerol-3-phosphate ABC transporter ATP-binding protein UgpC — protein sequence MTDVKLTSVGKTYGGAVNVLNDINLDIKQGELIVFVGPSGCGKSTLLRMIAGLEKITAGTLEIGGDVVNDIPPAQRGIAMVFQSYALYPHMTVRENMSFALKLAKKPQVEIDEAITRTAKILQLEEYLDRLPKALSGGQRQRVAIGRSIVRDPKVYLFDEPLSNLDAALRVATRIEIAQLKESMPESTMIYVTHDQVEAMTLATRIVVLANKGIAQVGTPLELYERPENEFVAQFIGSPAMNLLSGEIVKTGNQTTIKLDGGGTAISAITTKAEDKGLKVNIGIRPEDMIETTDEHIYEGKVKITEALGEVTLLYFENNGDDNSVIGKLPGIHGDLRGKTVRVSAAPEKVQVFHNGQSLYYRK from the coding sequence ATGACGGACGTAAAATTAACAAGTGTAGGAAAAACCTACGGAGGGGCAGTCAATGTCCTGAACGATATAAATCTCGATATCAAACAAGGCGAACTGATTGTTTTTGTTGGACCGTCTGGTTGTGGTAAATCCACGTTACTTAGAATGATTGCTGGATTAGAAAAAATTACAGCAGGAACACTCGAAATCGGTGGTGATGTTGTCAATGATATTCCACCTGCGCAGCGGGGTATCGCCATGGTGTTTCAGTCCTATGCGTTATATCCACATATGACTGTACGCGAAAACATGTCTTTCGCCTTGAAATTAGCTAAAAAGCCCCAAGTAGAAATCGATGAAGCGATTACGCGAACAGCAAAGATATTGCAGCTGGAGGAGTATCTCGACCGTTTGCCCAAAGCCCTGTCTGGCGGACAAAGGCAACGTGTGGCAATAGGTCGATCCATCGTACGGGACCCAAAAGTCTATCTGTTTGATGAACCACTCTCCAACTTAGATGCAGCGCTGCGCGTTGCGACGCGCATTGAGATTGCACAGCTTAAAGAATCTATGCCTGAAAGCACAATGATTTATGTCACGCACGATCAGGTTGAAGCGATGACTTTAGCCACTAGAATTGTCGTGTTGGCAAACAAGGGCATTGCTCAAGTCGGCACACCGTTAGAGCTCTACGAACGGCCAGAAAATGAATTTGTGGCACAGTTCATTGGCTCTCCAGCTATGAATTTGCTGTCCGGCGAGATAGTTAAAACAGGTAATCAAACGACCATTAAATTAGACGGCGGCGGCACGGCAATTTCCGCTATAACAACAAAAGCGGAAGACAAAGGTCTAAAAGTCAATATCGGCATTAGGCCAGAAGATATGATCGAGACGACAGACGAACATATCTACGAAGGTAAAGTAAAAATTACTGAAGCTTTAGGTGAAGTAACTTTATTATATTTCGAAAATAACGGTGATGATAACTCTGTGATCGGTAAACTTCCAGGAATTCATGGGGACCTCCGTGGCAAAACTGTACGCGTATCAGCCGCACCTGAAAAAGTGCAAGTTTTCCATAATGGTCAGTCACTTTATTATCGGAAATAG
- a CDS encoding sugar phosphate isomerase/epimerase family protein, which yields MTLPVLGVATNLINFDQISDWILEKNRDIEIQDFIVARQLDAMSDDVINGYKKRLENHSGRVGIHGPFINLDITAVDPEIGAVTTKRLLQGLDACEKLGATHMVVHSPFSAWLSLNELNMPDIKRQMFEAAQDILTPCLKRCDEIGCMMVLENIDDTNPMLRSDLVQSFKSDLFKLSIDTGHAQLSHANNNAPAVVDFIISAGELLGHVHLQDVDGYADRHWHPGEGIIPWAPVFNELSKIDADPRLILEPKDRYDQLPQCVNRLEEQGLAQ from the coding sequence ATGACGCTTCCTGTTTTAGGTGTAGCAACAAATTTGATAAACTTCGACCAAATTAGTGACTGGATACTGGAAAAGAACCGAGATATCGAGATACAGGATTTCATTGTGGCTCGGCAACTTGATGCGATGAGCGATGACGTTATTAATGGCTACAAAAAGCGGCTAGAAAACCATAGTGGGCGAGTTGGCATACACGGTCCGTTCATAAATCTGGATATCACTGCGGTTGATCCAGAAATTGGCGCCGTTACAACAAAACGCCTCTTACAAGGGTTGGATGCATGTGAGAAGTTAGGTGCAACGCATATGGTCGTTCACTCACCATTCAGCGCATGGCTTAGCCTCAATGAACTTAACATGCCAGACATCAAACGTCAGATGTTCGAAGCTGCTCAAGATATACTTACGCCCTGCTTGAAACGTTGTGATGAAATCGGCTGTATGATGGTTCTTGAGAACATTGATGATACGAATCCTATGTTACGTAGCGATCTAGTTCAATCTTTTAAGAGTGATTTGTTCAAATTATCAATCGATACAGGGCATGCGCAACTATCACATGCAAACAACAATGCCCCTGCTGTTGTTGACTTCATTATCTCAGCTGGAGAATTGTTAGGGCATGTCCATCTACAGGATGTCGATGGTTACGCGGATCGGCATTGGCATCCAGGTGAGGGGATAATTCCATGGGCACCCGTTTTCAATGAACTATCCAAAATTGATGCTGACCCTCGATTAATATTGGAACCGAAGGATCGATATGATCAGCTGCCACAGTGCGTCAATCGACTAGAAGAGCAAGGCTTGGCGCAATAA
- a CDS encoding carbohydrate ABC transporter permease produces MSYSLNQSARRFDFDRLLFSFGAWSLAIMWALPLLYAVWTAFHPAAFETRFELFAPLTLENFEKAWAQAPFGTYYINTILLVTSILLAQLVLGTLAAFAFARMSFPGKNILFGLVLLQLMVMPDILIVENYQTMKMLGLVDTILAIGLPYMASGFCIFLLRQTFMTIPTELDEAARIEGASIFTILRRVYVPLAKPTYLAFGLVSVSAHWNNFVWPLIITNSVETRPLTVGLSIFATTDSGTEWSIINAATLITSGPLLIGFILFQRQFVQSFMRAGIK; encoded by the coding sequence ATGAGTTATTCTTTAAACCAGTCGGCTCGTCGATTTGATTTTGATCGCCTGTTGTTTAGTTTTGGAGCTTGGTCACTTGCAATCATGTGGGCATTACCCCTGCTTTATGCTGTTTGGACAGCATTTCATCCTGCTGCATTTGAAACCAGATTTGAGTTATTTGCACCTTTAACATTAGAGAACTTTGAAAAGGCGTGGGCTCAAGCACCGTTTGGGACGTATTATATAAACACGATCTTGTTGGTAACGAGTATTCTTTTAGCTCAGTTGGTATTGGGCACCTTGGCCGCATTTGCGTTTGCACGGATGAGTTTTCCAGGCAAAAATATATTATTCGGATTGGTCTTGCTTCAGCTTATGGTCATGCCTGATATTTTGATAGTCGAAAACTACCAAACCATGAAAATGCTAGGCCTGGTAGATACTATACTGGCTATTGGTTTGCCTTATATGGCATCTGGGTTTTGCATCTTCCTGCTCAGGCAAACATTTATGACGATCCCAACAGAATTGGATGAGGCCGCTCGCATCGAGGGAGCTTCAATATTTACCATTCTTCGTAGGGTTTATGTTCCGCTTGCCAAACCAACTTATCTTGCTTTTGGCCTGGTATCTGTCAGCGCGCATTGGAACAACTTTGTTTGGCCATTAATTATCACCAATTCGGTTGAAACAAGACCATTAACCGTTGGTCTTTCGATCTTTGCAACAACTGACTCTGGCACAGAATGGTCTATCATTAATGCTGCAACTCTTATTACGTCTGGTCCTTTATTGATCGGATTTATACTGTTTCAGCGACAGTTTGTGCAAAGCTTTATGCGTGCTGGCATAAAATAG
- a CDS encoding sugar ABC transporter permease → MSKYNNQWVYAWLLLLPAMILLLGFTHIPAIETFIDSFFSTGRGRRSSEFVGFENYQRLIGDEVFLRVLWNNSIYAAITIPASIGLAIAMALFVHTPRRGVGLLRMAYFTPTVLPLIAVANIWIFFYLPTIGLIDQIRALFGFQAQNWIGQPDTVLYTMIAVAVWKEAGFFMIFYLAALQAIPQPLREAAALEGAGRWTFFKRVTLPLIMPTTLFVSVNAVINAFRLVDHIFVMTQGGPNNASNLLLYYIYDVAFAFWDTAYASTLTVVLLAILSLMAIGQFFLFDRKVHYK, encoded by the coding sequence ATGAGTAAATACAACAACCAATGGGTATACGCTTGGCTACTTTTGCTGCCTGCTATGATTCTTTTGCTTGGTTTTACTCATATTCCAGCAATAGAAACGTTTATCGATAGTTTTTTCTCCACGGGACGGGGCAGGCGCTCATCTGAATTTGTTGGCTTTGAAAACTATCAGCGTCTGATTGGTGATGAAGTTTTTTTGAGAGTGCTTTGGAATAACTCGATCTACGCTGCGATTACTATACCAGCATCTATAGGCCTTGCGATTGCAATGGCGTTGTTTGTGCACACCCCGCGTAGAGGTGTTGGTTTGTTGCGTATGGCTTATTTTACGCCAACTGTGCTTCCTCTTATTGCCGTCGCCAATATTTGGATATTCTTCTACCTTCCCACGATTGGCTTAATAGATCAGATTAGAGCTCTTTTCGGATTTCAAGCACAGAATTGGATAGGGCAACCAGACACTGTTCTTTATACGATGATAGCAGTAGCTGTATGGAAAGAGGCCGGGTTTTTCATGATTTTCTATCTGGCTGCACTACAAGCTATTCCCCAGCCGTTAAGAGAAGCGGCGGCACTCGAAGGAGCAGGCAGATGGACATTTTTTAAACGTGTAACGCTGCCGTTGATTATGCCTACAACTCTGTTTGTATCTGTAAATGCTGTCATTAATGCATTTCGGTTGGTCGATCACATCTTCGTTATGACGCAAGGTGGCCCAAATAACGCTTCCAACCTTCTGTTGTATTACATCTACGATGTTGCATTTGCCTTCTGGGATACCGCCTACGCATCCACACTAACTGTGGTGCTTCTGGCTATTCTGTCTCTCATGGCTATCGGGCAATTCTTCCTTTTTGATCGCAAGGTGCATTATAAATGA
- a CDS encoding ABC transporter substrate-binding protein, giving the protein MMPSMMKKLISSTVLAASLLATPAIAVDLEFYFPVAVGGAAADTIEDLTRKYIEMNPDVNIEAIYAGSYNDASAKAITAARGGNAPQLSVLLSTEMFTLIDEDLIEPFDAYVSNEEHKTWIGGFYPSFMENSQTGGKTWGIPFQRSTPVMYWNKEAFKEAGLDPEVAPANWDELVEMGKKLTKTDASGNTTKWGLRIPTAGFPYWLFQGLSTPNGAILANAEGNKTAFDTPEVIEALEYLVDLSSEHKIMQSGSINWGATPKAFFEKEAAIIWTTTGNLTNIRTNAPFEFGVAMLPEKQRRGAPTGGGNFYLFKDASEEQKKAAVEFVKWITAPEQAATWSIATGYVAPSAAAWETDAMKAYVKDVPASLVARDQLEFAVAELSTYENKLVSKIFNDALASAISGEKTAAVAMAEAQAKADDVLKKYRTTN; this is encoded by the coding sequence ATGATGCCGTCTATGATGAAAAAACTTATTAGCAGCACAGTTCTTGCTGCGTCGCTATTGGCAACACCGGCAATAGCTGTTGATCTAGAATTTTATTTTCCAGTAGCCGTCGGCGGTGCCGCAGCAGATACAATCGAAGATTTGACAAGAAAATATATCGAAATGAACCCTGATGTTAACATCGAGGCAATCTATGCGGGGTCATATAATGATGCATCTGCGAAAGCTATTACAGCTGCACGTGGGGGCAACGCTCCGCAACTTTCTGTATTGCTTTCAACTGAGATGTTTACATTGATCGATGAAGATCTAATCGAGCCATTTGATGCTTATGTTTCTAATGAAGAGCATAAAACTTGGATTGGTGGATTCTATCCGTCGTTTATGGAGAATAGTCAGACTGGCGGTAAGACTTGGGGTATTCCTTTTCAACGTTCAACTCCGGTTATGTATTGGAACAAAGAAGCCTTTAAAGAAGCGGGACTTGATCCAGAAGTTGCACCTGCAAACTGGGATGAGCTAGTGGAAATGGGCAAAAAACTTACAAAAACAGACGCAAGTGGGAACACGACGAAATGGGGTCTTCGCATACCGACAGCTGGTTTCCCATATTGGTTATTCCAAGGCCTTTCCACGCCTAATGGAGCTATCCTGGCTAATGCTGAAGGTAACAAAACGGCATTCGATACACCAGAAGTTATAGAGGCACTGGAATATCTCGTTGATTTGTCATCTGAGCATAAAATCATGCAATCTGGTTCAATCAATTGGGGTGCCACACCAAAAGCTTTTTTTGAAAAAGAAGCGGCAATCATCTGGACAACAACAGGTAACCTTACAAACATTCGCACTAATGCACCTTTCGAATTTGGTGTTGCAATGTTGCCTGAAAAACAGCGCCGTGGTGCACCAACAGGCGGCGGAAACTTCTATTTGTTTAAAGATGCTTCTGAGGAGCAGAAAAAGGCAGCTGTTGAATTTGTAAAATGGATCACAGCGCCGGAACAAGCAGCAACTTGGTCTATTGCAACAGGCTACGTTGCGCCAAGCGCAGCAGCATGGGAAACAGATGCAATGAAAGCCTATGTTAAAGATGTTCCTGCATCGCTTGTTGCACGTGATCAGCTTGAATTTGCTGTTGCTGAATTATCAACATACGAGAATAAACTTGTATCGAAGATCTTTAACGATGCGCTTGCATCTGCAATTTCTGGCGAGAAAACAGCCGCAGTTGCAATGGCTGAAGCTCAAGCAAAAGCAGACGATGTTTTGAAGAAATATCGCACGACAAATTAA
- a CDS encoding ABC transporter ATP-binding protein — protein MMNKDGLILHDLVKSFDDQLAVDDISLNIPKGKLTVLLGPSGCGKSTLLRMIAGFEAPDRGKIYIGEKQIDILPSSMRDISMVFQSYALFPHMSVADNILFGLQVRKTSNAEQAERLQKVSQLMGLTELQERKPSQLSGGQQQRVALARAVISERPVCLMDEPLSNLDAKLRHEMRTEIRRLQQQLKLTMVYVTHDQVEAITMADQIVLINKGRIEQVGSPKEIYSQPASVFAARFIGSPPMNLIPALDMNSCTFPNGEVPLPDDIICGVRPEDFEISSDSGFEVEILDIEYQGADQLLSCQMGAATIDVRLPARLAINIENKLKISWQKDASHFFNEQTGQRIELPSILTQSNNLPSNI, from the coding sequence ATGATGAACAAAGATGGCTTGATTTTACATGATCTTGTGAAGTCATTTGATGACCAGCTTGCTGTCGATGATATATCTCTCAATATTCCCAAGGGTAAACTTACTGTACTGCTAGGCCCGTCAGGATGCGGCAAGTCAACTCTTCTTCGAATGATTGCCGGATTTGAGGCCCCAGATCGTGGTAAAATCTATATTGGTGAAAAGCAGATAGATATCTTGCCATCATCAATGCGCGATATCTCAATGGTGTTTCAATCTTACGCTCTTTTTCCGCATATGAGCGTTGCGGATAATATCCTGTTTGGTCTGCAAGTTCGTAAGACATCAAACGCTGAACAGGCAGAACGACTGCAGAAGGTGTCTCAACTCATGGGATTAACTGAATTGCAGGAGCGTAAACCATCACAATTATCTGGTGGTCAACAACAACGTGTAGCACTTGCACGGGCTGTTATTAGTGAGCGGCCGGTCTGCCTTATGGATGAACCGCTCTCAAATTTAGATGCGAAGCTACGCCATGAAATGCGAACAGAGATCAGACGTTTGCAGCAGCAACTTAAACTAACCATGGTTTATGTTACCCACGATCAGGTTGAAGCTATCACGATGGCAGATCAGATTGTTTTAATCAACAAAGGCCGAATTGAACAAGTTGGTTCGCCTAAAGAGATTTATAGTCAACCTGCCAGCGTGTTTGCGGCCCGCTTTATCGGTTCCCCACCTATGAATTTGATTCCTGCATTGGACATGAATTCGTGCACTTTTCCGAACGGTGAGGTGCCGCTACCAGATGATATTATTTGTGGTGTCCGCCCAGAAGATTTCGAAATTTCGAGCGATTCTGGGTTTGAAGTTGAGATTCTAGACATTGAGTACCAAGGCGCTGATCAACTGCTGAGCTGTCAGATGGGAGCTGCGACAATTGATGTTCGCTTACCTGCGCGTTTGGCGATTAACATAGAGAACAAGCTTAAAATTTCATGGCAGAAAGACGCCTCGCATTTCTTTAACGAGCAAACTGGTCAACGCATCGAACTACCATCAATCCTAACTCAATCCAATAATCTACCATCAAATATCTAA
- a CDS encoding universal stress protein, whose translation MTNSVLCAIDISHPGEDVNVLKKAAQLAVMEDAQLDVITVVPDYGTSLVGGFFSEEHHDQMMEEAKKQLNDQVTGVLGEDKNSKVRHVIAFGKTYEEVLKTAKAAGSSLIVVGAHKPDFADYLLGPNAARIVRHSTCSVYVVR comes from the coding sequence ATGACCAATTCCGTACTTTGCGCCATAGATATCAGCCACCCTGGTGAAGATGTAAATGTTCTCAAAAAGGCAGCTCAACTTGCTGTCATGGAGGATGCGCAGCTAGATGTTATTACTGTGGTGCCCGACTACGGCACCAGTCTTGTTGGTGGCTTTTTTAGTGAAGAACATCACGATCAGATGATGGAAGAGGCTAAAAAACAGCTAAACGATCAAGTAACTGGCGTGTTAGGTGAAGATAAAAATTCTAAAGTGCGCCATGTCATTGCATTTGGTAAAACTTATGAAGAGGTGCTTAAAACAGCTAAAGCTGCCGGCTCCTCGCTTATTGTTGTTGGTGCGCATAAGCCGGATTTTGCTGATTATCTATTGGGTCCCAATGCCGCTCGCATTGTTCGCCATTCAACATGTTCGGTCTATGTGGTGAGATAA
- a CDS encoding TRAP transporter permease, translating into MVNSGTENRALSEEELQELVAASDAGARSPHGAVGTFLAVVAVIWSVFQVILASPLANYVLPGDIINNSRQLHLGFAIFLAFMAYPALKSSPRHFIPIQDWIMAILATFIALYGFIFYQKIVNAGGLADDIDKWFALAGMLLLFEAARRALGPAMAIIATIFLAYVFFGSSEIVPDVIRWKGASLKKAMSHMWITSEGVFGIALGVSTKFVFLFVLFGALLDKAGAGNYFIKMAFGALGHLKGGPAKAAVVGSAATGLISGSSIANVVTTGTFTIPLMKRVGFSSEKAGAVEVASSVNGQIMPPVMGAAAFLMVEYVGISYVEVITHAFLPATISYIALVYIVHLEAVKSNMPTLGNRVVSMGRTIGGMALFFAGFAGLCYGVQYPVKWITSLFPAGSGGILSILVFAAYVALLWLAAKVPDLVPDDPNAKEVELPVVAEIYKAGLYYLLPIIVLVYFLMIEQKSPGLSAFWATTLLFVILLTQKPLKSIFRGENKTANAFKQGVVDLIEGLIDGARNMIGIGLATATAGVIVGTVTLTGVGQVMADLVEFLSGGNLILMLVLVGLLSLVLGMGLPTTANYIVVSSLMAGVVVELGAQSGLIVPLIAVHLFVFYFGIMADVTPPVGLASFAAAAVSGGDAIKTGFAAFFYSLRTVALPFVFIFNTDLLLIDVSLTQGILVFIIASIAILVFTAGTMGWFVTKSRMYESVALILIAFILFRPDFVMDRLQPPFANIEPKQLSSALDTATPGQELRMVVSGPDFDTGKNKDTTLVLTVEGEGSGAERLEQTGLVLIEEGDVVKMDEPSFSSPFAESLGSFDFYLDESVVIKSIQAPSAQSPKELVFIPALILLFLIAWIQSRRQKSNPHKFNDEVGETA; encoded by the coding sequence ATGGTAAATAGTGGAACTGAAAATCGCGCACTTAGTGAGGAAGAGCTTCAGGAACTCGTCGCAGCATCTGATGCCGGAGCAAGGTCTCCACATGGCGCTGTTGGGACATTTTTGGCAGTCGTTGCCGTAATCTGGTCGGTCTTTCAGGTCATTTTGGCATCACCGTTGGCTAACTATGTTTTGCCGGGCGATATTATAAACAATTCGCGCCAGTTACATCTAGGATTTGCTATTTTTCTAGCTTTCATGGCTTACCCTGCATTAAAGTCCAGTCCGCGTCATTTCATTCCTATCCAGGATTGGATCATGGCGATACTAGCTACCTTCATTGCGCTTTATGGATTTATTTTTTATCAAAAAATCGTCAATGCAGGTGGTCTTGCGGATGATATCGATAAGTGGTTTGCGCTCGCTGGGATGCTTTTATTGTTTGAAGCTGCACGTCGCGCGCTTGGTCCCGCAATGGCTATCATCGCAACAATATTCCTGGCCTATGTATTCTTCGGATCATCAGAGATCGTACCCGATGTCATTCGCTGGAAAGGCGCATCGTTGAAGAAGGCGATGAGCCATATGTGGATCACATCAGAGGGTGTATTTGGTATCGCTCTTGGTGTTTCTACGAAGTTTGTATTCTTGTTCGTGCTGTTTGGTGCTCTGCTAGATAAAGCGGGTGCAGGTAATTATTTCATTAAGATGGCGTTCGGCGCTTTAGGGCACCTTAAAGGTGGCCCGGCTAAAGCTGCCGTTGTCGGTTCTGCCGCAACTGGCCTGATTTCCGGTTCATCTATCGCAAACGTTGTTACAACTGGCACATTTACAATTCCTCTAATGAAGCGTGTTGGCTTCTCATCTGAAAAAGCTGGCGCAGTTGAAGTAGCCAGCTCTGTTAATGGTCAAATTATGCCACCGGTGATGGGTGCTGCCGCCTTCTTGATGGTTGAATACGTGGGTATTTCCTATGTGGAAGTAATCACCCATGCATTCTTACCAGCAACAATTTCCTACATCGCGTTGGTGTATATTGTTCACTTGGAAGCTGTTAAATCAAACATGCCTACATTGGGTAATCGTGTTGTTTCCATGGGCCGTACAATCGGCGGTATGGCACTGTTCTTTGCTGGCTTTGCGGGGCTTTGTTATGGTGTGCAATATCCTGTTAAATGGATTACATCTCTGTTCCCGGCAGGTTCTGGTGGTATTTTATCTATCTTGGTATTTGCCGCTTATGTAGCACTGCTATGGCTCGCTGCTAAAGTGCCTGATCTGGTGCCAGATGATCCCAATGCTAAAGAAGTTGAGTTGCCTGTTGTTGCTGAAATATACAAAGCTGGGCTCTACTATTTGTTGCCGATCATTGTTCTTGTTTACTTTCTTATGATCGAACAAAAGTCTCCAGGCCTATCAGCTTTCTGGGCGACAACTCTTTTGTTTGTAATTCTGCTTACTCAGAAGCCGTTAAAGTCGATTTTTCGGGGCGAGAATAAAACCGCAAATGCGTTCAAGCAGGGTGTAGTTGATCTAATTGAAGGATTGATTGACGGCGCTCGCAACATGATCGGCATTGGTCTTGCGACTGCTACGGCCGGTGTTATTGTCGGAACTGTTACATTAACAGGTGTTGGGCAAGTTATGGCTGACCTTGTTGAGTTCCTGTCAGGTGGTAATCTTATTCTGATGCTGGTCTTGGTTGGCTTGTTAAGCCTCGTGCTTGGTATGGGTCTACCGACAACGGCAAACTACATTGTTGTTTCATCATTGATGGCAGGTGTTGTGGTTGAATTGGGAGCACAGTCTGGATTGATTGTTCCGTTAATTGCTGTTCATCTGTTTGTCTTCTACTTCGGAATTATGGCCGATGTTACTCCGCCTGTAGGGCTAGCCAGTTTTGCCGCCGCTGCGGTATCTGGCGGTGATGCAATTAAAACCGGTTTTGCCGCATTCTTCTATTCGCTTAGAACTGTTGCATTGCCGTTCGTCTTTATCTTCAATACTGATTTATTGTTGATTGATGTGAGCTTAACGCAAGGGATACTTGTCTTTATCATAGCCTCGATAGCGATTCTGGTCTTTACTGCCGGCACGATGGGATGGTTTGTTACCAAAAGCCGTATGTATGAGAGCGTAGCTCTTATTCTAATTGCATTTATCTTGTTCCGTCCGGATTTTGTGATGGATCGATTGCAACCTCCATTTGCCAATATTGAGCCCAAACAGCTCAGTAGTGCTCTTGATACTGCAACGCCGGGGCAAGAACTTAGAATGGTCGTCTCCGGACCTGATTTTGACACGGGTAAGAACAAGGATACAACGCTTGTTCTGACTGTTGAAGGAGAAGGAAGCGGTGCAGAACGCCTTGAGCAAACGGGGCTAGTTCTGATCGAGGAAGGCGATGTTGTGAAAATGGATGAACCTTCGTTTAGTTCGCCATTTGCAGAGAGCCTTGGCAGCTTTGACTTCTATCTTGATGAGTCCGTCGTAATTAAGAGTATACAGGCTCCATCAGCTCAATCTCCGAAGGAGTTGGTTTTCATTCCCGCCCTTATTCTATTGTTCTTGATAGCTTGGATACAAAGTAGACGTCAGAAATCAAACCCTCATAAATTTAACGATGAAGTGGGAGAAACAGCATGA